Proteins from a single region of Cryptosporangium minutisporangium:
- a CDS encoding TetR/AcrR family transcriptional regulator encodes MAGRGRPRAFDRTTALRRAMAVFWTRGYAGASMTDLTGAMGINSPSLYAAFGSKEQLFREAVTYYDEVESAAAAEALHAGPTARDAIAEVFRINVEAYTDPDKPRGCMIVLAATAEADYSEGLRSHVAELRRSTERGFRERIERGINDGDVPAGTDAAALAAFYHTVLQGMSLEARDGASRAALAAVAESALAAWDVLTVRRPAAPAAATPQ; translated from the coding sequence GTGGCGGGTCGGGGCAGGCCGCGCGCGTTCGACCGGACGACAGCGCTGCGCCGTGCCATGGCGGTCTTCTGGACACGCGGGTACGCCGGCGCGTCGATGACCGACCTCACCGGGGCGATGGGCATCAACTCCCCCAGCCTCTATGCGGCGTTCGGCTCGAAGGAGCAGCTGTTCCGCGAGGCCGTGACCTACTACGACGAGGTCGAGAGCGCCGCAGCGGCCGAGGCTCTGCACGCGGGGCCCACCGCCCGCGACGCCATCGCCGAAGTGTTCCGGATCAACGTCGAGGCCTACACCGACCCGGACAAGCCGCGCGGCTGCATGATCGTCCTCGCCGCCACCGCCGAGGCCGACTACAGCGAAGGCCTGCGGAGCCACGTTGCCGAGCTGCGCCGGAGCACCGAACGGGGGTTCCGGGAGCGGATCGAGCGCGGCATCAATGACGGAGACGTGCCCGCCGGCACGGACGCCGCCGCACTAGCGGCCTTCTACCACACCGTCCTGCAAGGCATGTCCCTGGAAGCACGCGACGGAGCTTCCCGTGCCGCCCTGGCCGCCGTGGCCGAGAGCGCCCTGGCTGCGTGGGACGTCCTCACGGTTCGCCGCCCGGCCGCCCCGGCGGCGGCCACGCCCCAGTAG
- a CDS encoding alpha/beta hydrolase domain-containing protein produces the protein MSAPRKRRWSGVLVLAALVAAGLTAPVQAAETPTLTPIPADLGKGIQGRVSPTAQDLPALGYTEEEFKVEGTATSYTADGNLGSDGKWNVKPASQAPYTTRVVVRRPTNPAKFNGTVVVEWVNVSFGVDIPVEFGQSWEEFVREGYAYVGVSAQKVGIDKLKSYDPVRYPDVTTPGDAASYDIFSQAAKAAGQQLNAKRMIASGHSQSALRLVTYANAIQPRDRIFDGFLIHGRSTGAAEIASGQSTPLISNIRDDLGVPTLQVQAETDTLVYSISRQPDATNLRTWEVAGTAHGDAYLTESLDKVNAREKIIDNGNPVRCDKPLNAMPAHYAHNAAYHALDQWIRTGKPAPRAPRIEGLGPLLSRDGNQNVKGGIRLPDIEAPIASYGPTNSGGNVPGACLLLGTTTAFDAAKLRSLYPTHAAYVTRYTAAAAKARDAGFLRPADYTAAVRAAQARPVPPA, from the coding sequence ATGTCAGCCCCGCGAAAACGCCGCTGGAGCGGCGTCCTCGTCCTCGCCGCACTCGTCGCGGCCGGACTCACGGCGCCCGTGCAGGCTGCCGAAACCCCGACGCTCACGCCGATCCCCGCCGACCTCGGCAAGGGCATCCAGGGACGGGTCAGCCCGACGGCGCAGGACCTGCCCGCGCTCGGGTACACCGAGGAAGAGTTCAAGGTCGAGGGCACGGCCACCAGCTACACCGCCGACGGCAACCTCGGCAGCGACGGCAAGTGGAACGTCAAGCCCGCGAGCCAAGCGCCGTACACGACCCGCGTCGTGGTCCGCCGGCCGACGAACCCCGCCAAGTTCAACGGCACGGTCGTCGTCGAGTGGGTCAACGTCAGCTTCGGCGTCGACATCCCGGTGGAGTTCGGGCAGTCCTGGGAGGAGTTCGTCCGCGAGGGCTACGCGTACGTCGGTGTCTCTGCGCAGAAGGTGGGCATCGACAAGCTCAAAAGCTACGACCCGGTCCGCTACCCCGATGTCACCACGCCCGGCGACGCGGCGTCCTACGACATCTTCTCGCAGGCAGCGAAGGCCGCCGGCCAACAGTTGAACGCCAAAAGAATGATCGCCTCCGGGCACTCGCAGTCCGCGTTACGCCTGGTCACGTACGCGAACGCGATCCAGCCCCGGGACCGGATCTTCGACGGGTTCCTGATCCACGGCCGCTCGACCGGCGCCGCCGAGATCGCCTCCGGCCAGTCGACGCCGCTGATCTCGAACATCCGCGATGACCTCGGTGTCCCGACGCTGCAGGTGCAGGCGGAGACCGACACGCTCGTGTACAGCATCAGCCGCCAGCCCGACGCGACGAACCTCCGCACCTGGGAGGTGGCGGGCACCGCGCACGGCGACGCGTACCTCACCGAGTCGCTCGACAAGGTGAACGCCCGGGAGAAGATCATCGACAACGGCAACCCGGTGCGGTGCGACAAGCCGCTCAACGCGATGCCCGCGCACTACGCCCACAACGCGGCATACCACGCGCTCGACCAGTGGATCCGGACGGGCAAGCCCGCACCGCGCGCTCCGCGCATCGAGGGCCTGGGCCCGCTGTTGAGCCGGGACGGCAACCAGAACGTGAAGGGCGGCATCCGGCTGCCCGACATCGAGGCGCCGATCGCGAGTTACGGCCCGACGAACAGCGGTGGCAACGTCCCCGGCGCATGCCTCCTGCTCGGCACGACGACCGCGTTCGACGCCGCGAAGCTCCGCAGCCTCTACCCGACGCACGCCGCCTACGTCACGCGGTACACCGCGGCGGCGGCGAAGGCACGGGACGCCGGGTTCCTGCGCCCGGCGGACTACACAGCCGCGGTCCGCGCGGCCCAGGCCCGCCCCGTCCCACCTGCCTGA
- a CDS encoding sulfite exporter TauE/SafE family protein: protein MSLIDVTLLVVAGLAAGMVNAIAGGGSLLTFPALIATGLPAVAANVTNSLSVTPGYWSSVWGSRAELAGQAKRARWLVPLALVGGVGGCVLLLLTPPSVFEVVTPFLVLSATAVLGFQTKLQGLIGHPADLSPLRRRATLTVLTLLGAAYGGYFGAALGVVLVAVLALVLDETLQRVNALKNVLSATVGAVTVAVYAIFGPVSWLGVAVVAPATVAGGYLGARVARRLSARTLRWTIVVFGTVVGLILLYRAIWS from the coding sequence CTGTCACTGATCGACGTCACACTCCTGGTCGTCGCGGGCCTCGCCGCCGGCATGGTGAACGCGATCGCCGGTGGCGGGTCGCTGCTGACGTTCCCCGCGCTGATCGCCACCGGCCTGCCCGCCGTGGCCGCGAACGTGACGAACTCGCTGTCGGTGACGCCGGGGTACTGGTCGAGCGTCTGGGGTAGCCGGGCCGAGTTGGCGGGGCAAGCTAAGCGCGCGCGGTGGCTGGTTCCGCTGGCGCTGGTCGGCGGCGTCGGCGGGTGTGTCCTGCTCCTGCTGACCCCGCCGTCGGTCTTCGAGGTGGTCACGCCGTTCCTGGTGCTCAGCGCCACCGCGGTGCTGGGCTTCCAGACCAAGCTGCAGGGGCTGATCGGACATCCCGCCGACCTCTCGCCCCTGCGTCGACGGGCCACGCTCACGGTTTTGACGCTCCTGGGCGCCGCGTACGGCGGTTACTTCGGCGCGGCGCTCGGCGTCGTGCTGGTGGCCGTGCTGGCATTGGTGCTCGACGAGACGCTGCAGCGGGTCAACGCGCTGAAGAACGTCCTGTCGGCGACGGTGGGGGCCGTGACCGTCGCGGTCTACGCGATATTCGGCCCGGTCTCGTGGCTGGGTGTCGCGGTCGTGGCGCCGGCGACGGTCGCGGGCGGTTACCTCGGCGCACGTGTCGCCCGGCGGCTGTCGGCGCGGACGCTGCGCTGGACGATCGTTGTCTTCGGCACGGTGGTCGGCCTGATCCTGTTGTACCGCGCGATCTGGAGTTGA